A DNA window from Gigantopelta aegis isolate Gae_Host chromosome 4, Gae_host_genome, whole genome shotgun sequence contains the following coding sequences:
- the LOC121372462 gene encoding brorin-like → MGGLKFVAIFCVLGLSVCGEVCHTESGDKQIGDTWEEDCQMCRCRSSEGSASVDCIHDLCPPPQIACIKWDNSGCCPVCVEKGCKHENETYPIGYRGNPDPCTTCVCEEDGSYQCMVMACMIAGPQCRVTLGGDVECCELKRIEGTCCGTEEICPPGFGSK, encoded by the exons ATGGGGGGATTGAAGTTTGTCGCGATATTTTGTGTGTTGGGTTTGAGTGTTTGTGGTGAGGTTTGTCACACGGAGAGTGGGGACAAGCAGATTGGTGACACGTGGGAGGAGGACTGCCAGATGTGTAGATGTCGTAGTTCGGAGGGTTCGGCGTCGGTAGACTGTATTCATGACCTGTGCCCACCCCCCCAAATTGCTTGCATCAAG TGGGACAACAGTGGCTGCTGTCCAGTATGTGTGGAAAAGGGTTGCAAACACGAAAACGAAACCTACCCCATTGGGTACCGGGGCAATCCGGACCCGTGCACCACGTGCGTCTGTGAAGAAGATGGTAGCTACCAGTGCATGGTCATGGCTTGTATGATAGCCGGGCCACAATGTCGAGTAACTCTTGGGGGAGATGTGGAATGCTGTGAACTGAAAAGAATTGAAGGAACTTGCTGTGGAACTGAAGAAATTTGTCCACCAG GTTTCGGTTCGAAATGA